In the Natrinema sp. CBA1119 genome, CGAGTTCGCGGACGCCGACCGCGTCCACGAGAACGACGTCTGCATCCGCGCCATCGGCGAAACGGAGATGCTTCCCGAGCGGGTTCAAAACGCCGTCGAGTACGCCGAACGGCGCACGTCTGGCTACGATCGGTTCGTCCTCAACATCGCGCTCGCCTACGGCGGTCGCTCGAGACTGCTCGAGGCTGCCCGCGGGGTCGCGGCGGGCGTCGAAACGGGCGACCTCGAGCCCGACGAGATTGACGTCGAAGACATCGAGCGCCGACTGTACGATCAACCGGTTCGAGACGTCGACCTCATCATCAGACCGGGCGGCGACGAGCGGACGTCGAACTTCCTCCCGTGGCACGCCAACGGGAACGAGGCGGCCGTCTTCTTTTGTACGCCCTTCTGGCCGGAGTTCTCCAAGACGGACTTCCTCCGCGGGATTCGAACCTACGAACATCGTGAGGAATCCTGGCGACGAACCCGCGCTCGCCGTGCACTGGCCCTGCTCGGCGCGGTCAGCGAGCCGGAACTCGCCGAAGCTCGTTCGATCGTCGACCGGTTTCGCGACTCGCTCCCATCGGGCGAACGGCCCGACGCCGGGGAACTCGAGAGCGGGGACTCGAGCAGTCAGGTTGCGGACTGACCCCGCTGTACGGCCACTATCGTCCTGCCGTCGGCTACTGCCCGCCGCCGTCCACCACTGCCTCCCCGCGTATCCATCGGTCGCAGAGCTGCCCGGCGATCGGGCGGCACCGATCCCTGTGGGATGCTAGCTACCCTCACCGCAAGACATTTATCCATCAGTATAACAACACAATTTGCGATGCCGGCTCCAAACAGTGCGCCCGTCGTCGATGTCGAGCGGTTCGTTCGGCTTACGAACGTCCCGCTCGACGAGGCGTACGCGCTCCTTGCGAACCCCAGGACGCGTCTCACCCTCCACGTGCTCTCGACGTGTGAACCACCGCTCCCGGTCGACAGGCTGACCGACGCCGTCGCCGGTCGGGACGACGCCGACGAACGCGCCGTTCGCGTCTCGCTCAGCCACGTCGTCCTACCGAAACTCGAGGCGCGCGACATCCTCGAGTACGACCGCGAGACGGACACGGTCCATCTGGAACGTCCCGTCGTCGCCGCGGACGATCGGGTCGCGGAACTCGCCGGTACGATCGAGTCGACGGGAACGAACACCTCACAGCGGCGTGACTCTGCCGACTAACGGCCGTACCGTCGCGACCGGTTGCAGTACTCACGGACCGCCCGGAGAAAGTCTCGCTTGCGGAAGTCCCGCCAGTTGACGTCGGTGAAGTACAGTTCCGAGTAGACCGACTGCCAGATCATGAAATCGGAGAGTCGCTCCGCGCCGGTCTTGATAACCAGATCCGGCTCCGACGGGAACACGAGGTGGCCTTCGACGTGTTCGTCGTCGATCTCGTCGGGATCGAGTTCGCCCGACTCGACCCGCTCCGCGAGGGTCCGCACCGCGCTGGTGAACTCGTGTTTCCCGCCGAGGCCGATCCCGATCCGGATCGGGGCGTCCGCACGCGCCCTGTCCTCCGGGCCGCGAACGGCGACCGGCCGCGGCGCGTCGATCGTCTCGAGTTCGCGCTGTAAGGCCGGCACCGCCGCCGCGTCGAGGACGCTCACGTAGACGGTCACCTGCGAGGCGTACTCGACAGCCCACTCGAAGAAGTCCGTGAGCGTCTCGTAGGCGCCTCGCTCTAACAGATCGCGTTCGGTGATCACGAGCGCGACGTGGTCTGGGGGGTCGCCGTCGTGACGGGCGATCCGGAGGGCGAGGTACCGTTCGTACAATCCCACACGCGTGAGTTTCCCGGCGACTGTGATACGAGTTTCGGGTTTCTAACGGGCGCCCAGCGACGATACGTACAGCCCGAATGAGCCGTTAAACGCGGTGAAAACCGACTCGAGCAGCGTTCACGAACCTTGAAGTAATCGCCACAGAAATGGACCGATATCGTGACAGCACCCGTTCGGCGAGCCGGCGTGTTCGCGGCTCTCTGTACGCTCTCGCTGGCCGTTCCGCTCGTCGAACCGCGGGTGGCGGCCGCGGTCGCCGGTGTCGTCCTCCTGGGGGCCTACGTGATCACCGACGGCCCGCTCTTCGACCTGCTGGCGTATCCGGGTGATTACGAGGATTCACGACTCTACGGTCTCATCACGTTCGTTCTCGCGGCGGTCGCGCTCGGTCTCATGGCGACCGCGGCGTCGATGCCGATCGCCGTCTTCATCGGGACGATACTGCTGGTCGGCTACGGCAACCTCGGCGCGCAACTCGTCAGGCTACGAACGGACACCGATGTCGTTCGCGTGGGCGGCTTCTGTCTCGCGGCACTCGCAGCCGCTGTCGCCGGACAGGCGCTCACTCACTCGCTCACCGGTGACGCCGTCGCATCAGCACTGCCGCTGGTCGTCTTCTTGGCCGCCAGCGGTGCGTTCTTCGCCGCGCTCCTTCGCGACGTACTCCTCCCATCCGACGACCCGATCATCGTCCTCTCGGTCGGCCTCCTGCTCTGGTTGCTCGCGGAACTCGAGCCGACTATCGGGACGGGCGAAATCGTCATCGCACTCGCCGTTACGGTCGCCTTCGGCTACGCATCCTACGCCCTTGAGACGGCGTCCATCGCGGGGATGCTCACCGGGATCTTGTTGGGGCTGCTAACGATCGTTCTCGGCGGCTACGGCTGGTTCACCGTCCTCATCTCCTTTTTCGCCATCGGCGGCCTCTCGACGAAGTTCCGATACGAGCGGAAGACGGAACTCGGCGTCGCCGAGGACAACAATGGGGCTCGGGGGAGCGGGAACGTCCTCGGCAACGCCGCCGTCGCGCTCGTCGCGGTGCTCGGCTACGCGGCCAGCGACGCCGGCTTCCTCCCTCGAGAGCCCGAACTGTTCCTCTTCGCCTTCGCGGGCTCGATCGCGACCGCGATGAGCGACACCCTCTCGAGCGAGATCGGCAGCGTCTTCGACCGGCCGCGGCTGATCACCACCCTCGAGCCGGTCGATCCCGGCACGGACGGCGGCGTCACCTGGCAGGGAGAACTCGCCGGCGTGGTCGGCGCAGCGGTCGTCGCCGCGATCGCGTACGGGCTCTTCCCCGACATCGAACTCGTCGGCGCGGCGATAATCGTCGCCGCGGGTATCGCCGGCATGACCGTCGATAGCCTGCTCGGGGCGACGCTCGAGGGAACGATTCTGGGGAATCAGGGCGTGAACTTCCTGGCGACGCTCTCCGGCGCGCTCGTCAGCGCCCTGCTGGTGCTCTCGATCGCCGTTTCTTGAGGGTCAGAACCGATCTCGGATTCGAAGCGTCCAACGATGCCGACAGTCACACCGTGACCGTTCGGTCCGTGGACACGGCTCGTGGGGCACCGTACCGGACTGGCTACCCATTCTCCGTTCGACGGCCGGATTCAGTTGCGAAAAATCGCCAGTCACTCCGCGTCCGGCCGCTGCTCGGCGACGTCGTCGACCGCGTGGATCCGAACGTTGGTCGGCCGCTTGGTGAACTGGCCGAGCGAGCGCGCGATGATTCGGTTGACGCCGCGGTCGGCCGCCAGATCGAGAAGCCGCTGGTCGAGGATCCCGTCGAGGACGACCGTCGTCGGCGCGGTCTCGAGGGCCTCGAGTGTCTCGTAGGCCTCGCTCGCGTCGGCGTCGTCGATCGGGTCGGCCTCGGCGTCGAGAAAGCGGACGCTGTCGGTACCCGCCCGAATGACCGCGGTCGCGTGCCCGTAGACCGTCTCGGGGGCGCGATCGGTATCGGACTCGGCGTCGGTCGCGGCCTCGTCCTGGCGCGCCCGTTCCGAATCCGTCTCCGCCTCCTCGGCGGACGCGCCCGACTGCGCCCGACTCGTCGCCGCTCGTTCCGGCTCGACCGCCGACGACGTCTCGAGGGCGGCGCTCGAGTCGGGAGCTCGCTCGCTCGACTCGAGATCGCCCTCGTCGTCGGGCTCCGTGGTCGTCGGTGACGCGGTCGACACGTCGGACGGCGGCGGTGCCGGCGTCGTACTCCCGTCGGTCGCGGCGATCGCGTCCCGGGGTTCGTTCAGCTCCGAGACGGTCTCGTAGGGCACCTTGTTCCGGAGCGCGGCGAACAGTTCGTGGTGGTTCAGGTCCTCGACGGAGCTCTCGGTGGGCGCGAAGGCGACGTAGTCGAGGTCGCCGACCTGAGCGAGCTCCTCGAGGATGAGGTCCCCACCGCGGTCGCCGTCGAGGAAGGCCGTGACGGTGCGGTGACGAGTGAGTTCGGCCACGGCGTCGGGGACGCTCGTCCCCTCGACCGCGATGGCGTTTTTGATGCCGTACTTGAGCAGGGAGAGGACGTCGGCCCGGCCCTCGACGACGATGATCGCGTCGCTGTCCGTCACTCGGGGGCCGGCGGGGAGTCCCTCGTACTCGGTGATGTCTTCGACGCGAACCTGCTGGCGCACCTCCGCGAGGATCTCGTCGGAGGACATGATCGTATCGTCGAACCCCGTCCGGAGCAGTTCCTTCGCGCGGTCGACGACTTCCTTTCGCTTCGCCGCGCGCACGTCCTCGATCTCCCGTACCTCGAGGTCGGCCCGGCAGGGACCGACCCGGGTGATGGTCTCGAGGGCGGCGGCGAGGGTGGCGGTTTCGACCTTGTCCAGACTGGTCGCGATCGTCACCTGTCCGTGAGACTGACCAGCGGTGCTCGTGATTTCGACGTCGATACGACCGACTTTGCTCGACTGGCGGAGGTCGCGGAGGTCGAGCTCGTCGCCGAGCAGTCCTTCGGTCTGGCCGAAGATCGCGCCGACGACGTCGCTTCGCTCGACGATCCCGTCAGCCGTCACGTCTGCGTGGATAAGATATTTCGAGGTGTCTTCCATTGGAGATCTGTCCCCGGGAGGGGCGGTGACGCGGGTATCGCGTACAGAGACCGATTTATATGTGATTTCGGTCGTGGGGGGCAAATAGCTGTTGACCTCCGTAGGCGTTGGCTCGGCTCAGTTTGCCGGTGACCATTCGATCTCGATTCGGCGTCTTCGAACGTATCCGATCGTCGGTCTGTATGCGAAAGCGACGATTTGAACGACCGTTCACTACAGACAGTGCAAGTACCTTTTTGCTGCGGGTCCTCGTTCGCTTCGCTCACTCGAACCGCTTGCAAAAATCTACGCTAAAAAGGCCGCTCGCTCCCGATGGTCGCTCACGGGTGCACTCCTTGCAACGCGACCGCAGCGGTAACTCCTTGGCCTGTACAAAGCGTTTTACCTGTTTATCGCTTCGGTCAGCGGGATATGCCTCGTCACCGCTGCTTCGAAACGATCCCTCCTCGCTTTCGAGATCTCGTCTACGACTTTCGTCACCGGTGTCACCCGTATCGGGTTTCGAAACGAGTTTCGTGGTCAGTATCTGTGTACGTTCTTCATGGATACTGTGGACAAGTTATTTATAACTGTTTCACCTGCCGTTACGTATGACGGCAGGTCCGCCGATAGACGAACTTCACTTCGATGACGCACCGGACGTCGACTCCGTCCCCGGCCCCAACACCAGGGCGCTGCTCGAGAAACAGCGCGAGATCGACAGTAGCGCGGTCGCCTATCCGGACGACATTCCGATCGCCTTCGAGGAGGGGAAGGGCGCGACGGTCCGCGACGCCGACGGCAACACCTACATCGATCTCTTCGCGGGCATCGGCGTGCTCAACGTCGGCCACTCGAACCCCTACGTCCTCGAGGCGGTCCACGAGCAGGCCGACAAGTTCGTCCACACGGTCGACTTCCCGACGGAAGCCCGGCTCGAGCTGATCGAGAAACTCGACGAAATCGTTCCTGCTGGTTTGCAGGGCCAGAACAAGGTCGTCTTCGGCGGCCCGACCGGCAGCGACGCCATCGAAGCGTCGATCAAACTCGCCAAGTACAACACCGGCGGCGACGGCCTCATCGCGTTCCGCGGTGGCTACCACGGCGCGACGACCGGCGCGATGAGCGTCACCTCGAACAAGAAGTTCAAGAGCGACTACACGCCGCTGCTCGCCGACGTCGTCCACGCCCCCTATCCGCACCCGTTCCGACAGGGGAAGACGCCCGAGGAAGCGGTCGATCACGCGCTCGAGGAGGTCCGGGCCATCGTCGAGGACCCCTACGGCGGGCTGGCCAATCCGGCCGGCATGATCGTCGAACCGATCCAGGGCGAGGGCGGCATCGTCACGCCGCCGGCGGGCTTCCTGCAGGGGTTGCGCGACATCGCCGACGACAACGACGTCGTCCTCGTCTTCGACGAAATTCAGAGCGGGCTGGGCCGCACCGGGCAGTGGTGGGCCAGCGACTGGGAGGGCGTGACCCCCGACGTGATGACCTCCGCGAAAGCGCTGGGCGGCGTGGGCTTCCCGCTCTCGGCGACCATCTACCACGAGGATCTGGACACGTGGGGGCCGGGCGACCACGCCGGCACCTACCGCGGCCACGTCGTCGGGATGCGGGCCGGGACCCGCGCCATCGAGTACATTCAGGAGCACGACCTCCTCGCGCACGCTCGCGATCTCGGCGAGTACATTCGGGGCCGGCTCCGCGAGGCTGCCAACGACAACGAGCACCTCGCCGACATCCGCGGCAAGGGGCTGTTCATCGGCGCGGAGTTCGTCGATAGCGACGGTAATCCGGACGGCGACCTCGTCGACGCCATTCAGCAGTACTGCTTCGAGCGCGGCGTCCTGATCTGGACGGCCGGTCGCCACGGCAACGTCCTCCGGTTCCTGCCGCCGCTGGTGCTCACGCACGACCTGGCCGAGACGGCGCTCGACGTCGTCGTCGAGGCGATCGACGACATGACCGCCGAAGCGACGCAGACCGCCTGAGACTCGAGCGGTGCGAAAGCGCGACGAGACTGACCACACCACGTCCGACATCGATTCTATGTCCGACATCGATTCCATCGAGACCGACGACGCACCGAGCAACGACAACCCCTACTCGCAGGGGATTCGCGCCGGCGATACGCTGTACGTCTCCGGCTACGGGCCCGTCGACCCCGACACGGGCGAGGTCGTCGACGAAGATATCGAGGCCCAGACCGACCGGGTGCTCGACAACATCGCCGCCGTCGTCGACGAAGCCGGCGGCGACGGCCTTGCGGACGTCGTCAAAGTCACCGTCTACCTGACCGATCTCGCGGACTACGAGCGGGTCAACGAGGCCTACGGTGCTCGATTCGGCGAGGAGCCGCCGGCTCGAGTCTGCGTGGAGGTCTCGCGACTCCCCGGAGACGTTCGCGTGGAGCTGGACGCCACGGCGTTCCTCGGGTAGGCGGTCCGACGTCCGGGAACCGCCGGTTCGATCACACGAATTCGGGCGCGAACGGGTAGCGCCACGCGTCGCCGAAGATGGCTTTCGCCGTCGCGACGATCCAGACGAAGAAATTGAGGAATCCGAGGAGGATCGAGACGAAGGCCA is a window encoding:
- a CDS encoding undecaprenyl diphosphate synthase family protein, encoding MGLYERYLALRIARHDGDPPDHVALVITERDLLERGAYETLTDFFEWAVEYASQVTVYVSVLDAAAVPALQRELETIDAPRPVAVRGPEDRARADAPIRIGIGLGGKHEFTSAVRTLAERVESGELDPDEIDDEHVEGHLVFPSEPDLVIKTGAERLSDFMIWQSVYSELYFTDVNWRDFRKRDFLRAVREYCNRSRRYGR
- the dnaG gene encoding DNA primase DnaG, which produces MEDTSKYLIHADVTADGIVERSDVVGAIFGQTEGLLGDELDLRDLRQSSKVGRIDVEITSTAGQSHGQVTIATSLDKVETATLAAALETITRVGPCRADLEVREIEDVRAAKRKEVVDRAKELLRTGFDDTIMSSDEILAEVRQQVRVEDITEYEGLPAGPRVTDSDAIIVVEGRADVLSLLKYGIKNAIAVEGTSVPDAVAELTRHRTVTAFLDGDRGGDLILEELAQVGDLDYVAFAPTESSVEDLNHHELFAALRNKVPYETVSELNEPRDAIAATDGSTTPAPPPSDVSTASPTTTEPDDEGDLESSERAPDSSAALETSSAVEPERAATSRAQSGASAEEAETDSERARQDEAATDAESDTDRAPETVYGHATAVIRAGTDSVRFLDAEADPIDDADASEAYETLEALETAPTTVVLDGILDQRLLDLAADRGVNRIIARSLGQFTKRPTNVRIHAVDDVAEQRPDAE
- a CDS encoding DUF92 domain-containing protein, translated to MTAPVRRAGVFAALCTLSLAVPLVEPRVAAAVAGVVLLGAYVITDGPLFDLLAYPGDYEDSRLYGLITFVLAAVALGLMATAASMPIAVFIGTILLVGYGNLGAQLVRLRTDTDVVRVGGFCLAALAAAVAGQALTHSLTGDAVASALPLVVFLAASGAFFAALLRDVLLPSDDPIIVLSVGLLLWLLAELEPTIGTGEIVIALAVTVAFGYASYALETASIAGMLTGILLGLLTIVLGGYGWFTVLISFFAIGGLSTKFRYERKTELGVAEDNNGARGSGNVLGNAAVALVAVLGYAASDAGFLPREPELFLFAFAGSIATAMSDTLSSEIGSVFDRPRLITTLEPVDPGTDGGVTWQGELAGVVGAAVVAAIAYGLFPDIELVGAAIIVAAGIAGMTVDSLLGATLEGTILGNQGVNFLATLSGALVSALLVLSIAVS
- the uppS gene encoding polyprenyl diphosphate synthase yields the protein MKRWLRQRVDSAYEQLLSREISGAPTHVAVIQDGNRRYARRRGGDAHEGHRAGAETTERVLEWCQDIGVEELTLYTFSTENFERPAEENEALFDLLCEKLHEFADADRVHENDVCIRAIGETEMLPERVQNAVEYAERRTSGYDRFVLNIALAYGGRSRLLEAARGVAAGVETGDLEPDEIDVEDIERRLYDQPVRDVDLIIRPGGDERTSNFLPWHANGNEAAVFFCTPFWPEFSKTDFLRGIRTYEHREESWRRTRARRALALLGAVSEPELAEARSIVDRFRDSLPSGERPDAGELESGDSSSQVAD
- a CDS encoding Rid family detoxifying hydrolase, giving the protein MSDIDSIETDDAPSNDNPYSQGIRAGDTLYVSGYGPVDPDTGEVVDEDIEAQTDRVLDNIAAVVDEAGGDGLADVVKVTVYLTDLADYERVNEAYGARFGEEPPARVCVEVSRLPGDVRVELDATAFLG
- a CDS encoding aspartate aminotransferase family protein — its product is MTAGPPIDELHFDDAPDVDSVPGPNTRALLEKQREIDSSAVAYPDDIPIAFEEGKGATVRDADGNTYIDLFAGIGVLNVGHSNPYVLEAVHEQADKFVHTVDFPTEARLELIEKLDEIVPAGLQGQNKVVFGGPTGSDAIEASIKLAKYNTGGDGLIAFRGGYHGATTGAMSVTSNKKFKSDYTPLLADVVHAPYPHPFRQGKTPEEAVDHALEEVRAIVEDPYGGLANPAGMIVEPIQGEGGIVTPPAGFLQGLRDIADDNDVVLVFDEIQSGLGRTGQWWASDWEGVTPDVMTSAKALGGVGFPLSATIYHEDLDTWGPGDHAGTYRGHVVGMRAGTRAIEYIQEHDLLAHARDLGEYIRGRLREAANDNEHLADIRGKGLFIGAEFVDSDGNPDGDLVDAIQQYCFERGVLIWTAGRHGNVLRFLPPLVLTHDLAETALDVVVEAIDDMTAEATQTA